A window of Agrobacterium tumefaciens contains these coding sequences:
- the kduD gene encoding 2-dehydro-3-deoxy-D-gluconate 5-dehydrogenase KduD produces MKNPFSLEGRKALVTGANTGLGQAIAIGLAAAGAEVVCAARRAPDETLDIIAKDGGKASSLLLDFSDPLAAKDSFNDAGFDILVNNAGIIRRADSVEFSELDWDEVMDVNLKALFFTTQAFAKELLAKRRSGKVVNIASLLSFQGGIRVPSYTAAKHGVAGLTKLLANEWAAKGINVNAIAPGYMETNNTEALRADVARNRAILERIPAGRWGRSDDIAGAAVFLASPAADYVHGAILNVDGGWLAR; encoded by the coding sequence ATGAAAAATCCCTTTTCGCTTGAGGGACGTAAAGCGCTGGTCACGGGCGCGAATACGGGGCTTGGCCAGGCGATTGCGATAGGCCTCGCCGCCGCCGGTGCAGAAGTTGTCTGCGCCGCCCGCCGTGCGCCGGACGAAACCCTTGATATTATCGCAAAAGATGGTGGCAAGGCGAGTTCGCTGCTTCTCGATTTTTCCGATCCGCTGGCGGCGAAGGACAGTTTCAATGACGCCGGTTTCGATATTCTCGTCAACAATGCCGGCATCATCCGCCGCGCCGATTCCGTCGAGTTTTCCGAGCTCGACTGGGACGAGGTGATGGACGTCAATCTCAAGGCGCTGTTCTTCACCACGCAGGCCTTTGCGAAGGAATTGCTGGCAAAAAGGCGCTCCGGCAAGGTGGTCAATATCGCCTCGCTCCTCTCCTTCCAGGGCGGCATCCGCGTGCCGTCCTATACAGCGGCGAAACATGGCGTTGCCGGCCTCACCAAGCTCCTCGCGAATGAATGGGCGGCCAAGGGCATAAACGTCAACGCGATCGCCCCGGGTTACATGGAAACGAACAACACTGAGGCGCTGCGGGCCGATGTTGCTCGCAACAGGGCTATTCTGGAACGCATCCCGGCCGGGCGATGGGGCCGGTCTGACGATATTGCCGGCGCCGCCGTTTTTCTGGCCTCGCCCGCTGCCGATTATGTCCATGGCGCCATTCTCAATGTCGATGGTGGCTGGTTGGCGCGCTGA
- the kduI gene encoding 5-dehydro-4-deoxy-D-glucuronate isomerase, whose amino-acid sequence MLTVETRQAVNPDYAKTLATDGLRRHFLASDMFRPGEIRLIYTHYDRFVMGGAVPDGAPLTLDKVEETKTPSFLDRREMGIVNIGDAGTVSAGGETYSLNRGDVLYLGAGSGAVTFNGAGRFYITSCPAHRSLPAKLVSLAESKEVKLGATETSNKRTINQFIHPLVMESCQLVLGYTTLEEGSVWNTIPSHIHDRRMEAYLYFGMDETSRVLHLMGEPQETRHLFISNEEGAISPPWSIHSGAGIGSYTFIWAMAGDNVDYTDMDFIQPGDLK is encoded by the coding sequence ATGCTGACCGTCGAGACCAGGCAGGCTGTGAATCCGGACTATGCTAAAACGCTGGCTACCGACGGGCTCCGCCGCCATTTCCTTGCGAGCGATATGTTCCGGCCCGGTGAGATCCGGCTCATCTACACCCATTACGACCGCTTCGTCATGGGTGGTGCGGTGCCGGATGGCGCGCCGCTGACGCTGGACAAGGTCGAGGAGACAAAAACGCCGTCTTTCCTCGACCGGCGGGAAATGGGCATTGTCAATATTGGTGACGCTGGCACGGTCAGCGCCGGTGGCGAGACCTATTCGCTCAATCGCGGCGACGTGCTTTATCTCGGTGCGGGCAGCGGTGCGGTGACCTTTAATGGCGCGGGCCGGTTCTACATCACGTCATGCCCGGCCCATCGCAGTCTCCCGGCAAAACTCGTCAGCCTTGCCGAAAGTAAGGAGGTCAAGCTCGGTGCGACCGAGACCTCCAACAAGCGCACCATCAACCAGTTCATCCATCCGCTCGTCATGGAAAGCTGCCAGCTTGTTCTGGGCTATACGACGCTGGAGGAGGGGTCTGTCTGGAACACCATACCCTCACATATCCATGACCGCCGCATGGAGGCCTATCTTTATTTTGGCATGGATGAAACGTCGCGCGTATTGCATTTGATGGGCGAGCCGCAGGAAACCCGGCACCTGTTCATCTCGAATGAAGAAGGCGCGATCTCGCCGCCCTGGTCGATCCATTCCGGTGCAGGGATCGGTTCCTACACCTTTATATGGGCAATGGCGGGTGACAACGTCGACTACACAGATATGGACTTCATCCAGCCGGGGGATCTGAAATGA
- a CDS encoding NAD-dependent epimerase/dehydratase family protein, with product MKRLLITGGAGQLGRVMRKRLAPMAETLRIADIAPLDPPGPREECLQCDLADANAVNAMVAGCDGIVHLGGISVERPFDQILQGNIIGLYNLYEAARAHGAPRVVFASSNHTIGYYPQTERLGPDVPFRPDGLYGVSKCFGENLARMYFEKFGQETALVRIGSCTPQPENIRMLSTWFSQDDFVSLIEAVFRAPVLGCPVIWGASANDADWWDNSHLGFLGWKPKDNAENFRHHIMETTPKPDPTDSLVRFQGGVFVDNPILKEG from the coding sequence ATGAAACGGCTTCTCATCACGGGTGGGGCGGGGCAACTGGGTCGCGTGATGCGCAAACGTCTCGCACCTATGGCCGAAACTCTGCGCATCGCCGACATCGCCCCGCTCGATCCGCCAGGACCGCGCGAAGAATGCCTTCAATGCGATCTCGCGGATGCGAACGCTGTCAACGCGATGGTGGCCGGTTGCGACGGTATCGTTCATCTCGGCGGCATTTCTGTCGAGCGTCCGTTCGATCAGATTCTTCAGGGAAACATCATCGGGCTTTATAACCTTTACGAGGCCGCACGCGCCCATGGAGCGCCGCGCGTCGTCTTTGCCAGCTCGAACCATACGATTGGTTATTACCCGCAGACAGAACGGCTCGGCCCCGATGTTCCCTTCCGCCCAGACGGGCTTTATGGCGTCTCGAAATGTTTCGGCGAAAACCTCGCCCGCATGTATTTCGAGAAATTCGGCCAGGAGACGGCGCTGGTCCGTATCGGCTCCTGCACGCCGCAGCCGGAGAATATCCGCATGTTATCGACTTGGTTCTCCCAGGATGATTTCGTATCCCTGATCGAGGCCGTGTTTCGTGCCCCGGTGCTTGGTTGCCCGGTCATCTGGGGCGCCTCGGCGAACGACGCCGACTGGTGGGACAATTCACATCTCGGGTTCCTCGGCTGGAAACCGAAGGATAACGCCGAAAACTTCCGACACCATATTATGGAGACCACACCCAAGCCGGATCCGACAGATTCGCTGGTCCGCTTCCAGGGCGGCGTTTTTGTCGACAATCCGATCCTCAAGGAGGGTTGA
- a CDS encoding FadR/GntR family transcriptional regulator, which produces MTKASTSEQAAPQGRTLVVKVSEELRGQIAKGRYKTGDRLPSEAQMTQEFGVSRTVVREAIASLRSDGLVEPRQGAGVFVLEPAPAERRPFHNVDLARVSSLIEMLELRTAVEGDAAGLAALRRSPAQEEKIIEAFDAFRASAAKGMPTAEADFAFHIAVAEATNNPRFSEFLQVLGPTLIPRRAVAENGTENVLPPSELERLVGEHEAILIAIQDGDEEAARSAMRHHLKSSQTRYRAMLRAPR; this is translated from the coding sequence ATGACAAAAGCATCAACCTCCGAGCAGGCGGCTCCACAGGGCAGAACTCTTGTGGTGAAGGTTTCGGAGGAACTGCGAGGCCAGATCGCCAAAGGCCGGTACAAAACGGGCGACCGCCTGCCATCCGAAGCGCAGATGACGCAGGAGTTTGGTGTCAGCCGCACGGTGGTTCGCGAGGCTATCGCTTCGCTGCGATCCGATGGTCTCGTCGAACCCCGTCAGGGTGCCGGGGTCTTCGTGCTGGAGCCGGCGCCAGCTGAGCGACGACCTTTCCACAATGTCGATCTTGCCCGCGTTTCTTCCCTTATCGAAATGCTCGAACTGCGCACCGCCGTGGAAGGCGATGCGGCCGGGCTCGCTGCCCTTCGTCGGTCTCCCGCGCAGGAAGAAAAGATCATCGAAGCCTTTGATGCCTTTCGCGCAAGTGCGGCAAAGGGAATGCCGACCGCCGAGGCTGATTTTGCCTTCCACATCGCTGTCGCGGAAGCGACCAACAATCCCCGCTTCAGCGAATTTCTGCAGGTGCTTGGCCCCACCCTCATTCCGCGCAGGGCCGTTGCCGAAAACGGCACGGAAAACGTTCTCCCACCCTCCGAACTCGAGCGCCTGGTCGGTGAACACGAGGCGATCCTGATCGCCATCCAGGACGGCGATGAGGAGGCTGCACGAAGCGCCATGCGCCATCACCTGAAGAGCAGCCAGACGCGTTACCGCGCCATGTTGCGCGCACCACGCTGA
- a CDS encoding cupin domain-containing protein: MQKLPTFATVSPDDGVERTVLSEAPELMVVSFRFKTGAEGKLHSHPHVQSTYVASGSFRFYRDGEAYDLEKGDSLVVPGHIEHGCLCLEEGELIDCFTPRRDDFL; this comes from the coding sequence ATGCAGAAGCTTCCGACATTCGCCACCGTTTCGCCCGACGACGGCGTGGAGCGGACCGTGCTTTCCGAAGCGCCGGAGCTGATGGTCGTATCCTTCCGCTTCAAGACCGGTGCCGAAGGAAAGCTGCACAGCCATCCGCATGTGCAATCGACCTACGTCGCCAGCGGCAGCTTTCGCTTTTACCGCGATGGCGAGGCCTATGATCTAGAGAAGGGCGACAGCCTCGTCGTTCCCGGGCACATCGAACACGGATGCCTGTGTCTGGAAGAGGGCGAGCTGATCGACTGCTTCACGCCGCGCCGCGACGATTTTCTCTGA
- a CDS encoding M24 family metallopeptidase, with the protein MRDIDRSRAQQLMREAEIDALVLFQPEAFRYAVGADAGVATMWGRAGSAIALVPADAGAEIAAIVSDHAAPLVRRAAPDVDLRWHRIWIDMVDLSGAETVRQVDDAYRRTKAGGPRPETFDRAACFSLLADLLRERGLSSARIGADLEFMPAADFLALRQALPGVDWIDGSTVLKRLKAVKSEREITLLRQAAAAAEAGLVAMAAAVSPGAALGRLSAAWKTGAQAHAAASGFSLSGHWDYISVGPALSHMAAVVTPGALIKADVGTLVDGYSSDSARTFSWGPVSPLAGDIFKALEAAFACGLEALRPGNSFGAVHAAMLASMRRDGFSEYYRGHFGHSVGGGVGIEEWPFFSHDNAETILPGMVVALEAPFYGEGLGALMIEDQFLVTSSGAECMNNLPRTLRDLSRG; encoded by the coding sequence ATGAGAGATATCGACCGAAGCCGTGCGCAGCAGCTAATGCGGGAGGCGGAGATCGATGCGCTGGTGCTGTTCCAGCCAGAAGCTTTCCGATATGCGGTGGGCGCTGACGCCGGTGTTGCGACCATGTGGGGCAGGGCGGGTTCGGCGATTGCGCTCGTTCCGGCCGACGCCGGAGCGGAGATTGCCGCCATCGTCAGCGATCATGCCGCGCCGCTCGTTCGGCGCGCTGCGCCTGATGTCGACCTGCGTTGGCATCGTATCTGGATCGATATGGTCGATCTTTCCGGTGCCGAAACCGTGCGCCAAGTGGATGACGCCTATCGCCGCACCAAGGCGGGCGGGCCGCGCCCGGAGACATTTGACCGCGCCGCCTGTTTCAGCCTTCTCGCGGATTTATTGCGGGAGCGCGGTTTATCATCGGCCCGCATTGGTGCCGACCTTGAATTCATGCCCGCGGCAGATTTCCTGGCGCTGCGTCAGGCATTACCTGGCGTGGACTGGATCGACGGTTCGACGGTGCTGAAACGGCTGAAGGCAGTGAAATCGGAACGGGAAATCACGCTTCTGAGGCAGGCTGCGGCCGCTGCCGAGGCAGGGCTGGTCGCGATGGCGGCAGCCGTCAGTCCAGGAGCGGCGCTCGGCCGGCTTTCAGCCGCCTGGAAGACTGGCGCGCAGGCGCATGCCGCGGCATCAGGTTTTTCGCTCAGCGGACATTGGGATTACATATCGGTCGGACCGGCCCTGTCGCATATGGCGGCTGTGGTAACGCCGGGGGCATTGATCAAGGCCGATGTCGGCACGCTGGTCGACGGTTATTCCTCAGATAGCGCAAGAACCTTCTCATGGGGCCCGGTCTCACCCTTGGCGGGGGATATCTTCAAGGCGCTGGAAGCGGCCTTCGCCTGCGGGCTGGAGGCGCTCCGCCCCGGTAACAGCTTTGGTGCGGTTCACGCTGCGATGCTCGCCTCCATGCGCCGGGACGGCTTCAGTGAATATTATCGCGGCCATTTTGGCCATTCCGTTGGCGGCGGTGTCGGTATCGAGGAATGGCCGTTCTTTTCCCATGACAATGCGGAAACCATTCTTCCGGGAATGGTGGTCGCGCTCGAAGCGCCGTTTTATGGTGAGGGGCTGGGGGCGCTGATGATCGAGGATCAGTTCCTCGTCACATCGTCAGGCGCAGAATGCATGAACAACCTGCCACGCACTCTCAGGGATTTATCCAGAGGCTGA
- a CDS encoding aldo/keto reductase, which produces MTTEQPIRWGIIGPGTIARTFADGIAHSRTGRLEAIATRNPDKPGLAQAFAGARIVKGYDALLADPDIDAVYIATPHTGHAEWAIKAIRAGKNVLVEKPIALSAYDADAIFHEAKKAGVFAGEAYMYRLHPQTAKLLELVKARAVGDIRIIRSSFGFNMGSFRADHRLFANETAGGGILDVGGYPVSMVRMIAGTVDGKPFAEPEKVAGAAHLGQSGVDEWASAVLKFANGIVAEVSCSIMAAQDNVLRIIGSEGRIEVKDFWFAAGHKGGTGRIDIVKGDKVETIELPEDRWLYSFEVDAAGEAIRQGRQEFAAPGMTWADSLGNLRVMDQWRVSVGLEYSVEKATSRVANIAGAKVTAGNAVPKRQIPGLAKPASVVALGFEFFPNFASASLTLDAFYEAGGNLFDTAYVYGGGKTEAIFGDWYTSRNVPREEIVLIGKGAHSPLCYPDMIAKQLDQSLERLKTDYVDAYFMHRDNLDIPVAEFVDAMDAEVRRGRIRGIFGGSNWTRERLDEAAAYAQKNGKQAPGALSNNFSLAEMLDPIWAGCVAASDDEWRSWLKSRQIPNFAWSSQGRGFFTDRAGRDKHDDEEIVRVWYSDRNFVRRDRAIELAQKLGRHPIHIALAYVVAQPFPVIPLIGPRTIAELEDSLSALDIPLTDEQVKWLEA; this is translated from the coding sequence ATGACGACCGAACAACCGATCCGCTGGGGCATCATCGGCCCGGGCACCATCGCCAGAACCTTTGCTGACGGTATTGCCCATTCCCGCACCGGCAGGTTAGAGGCCATCGCCACCCGCAATCCGGACAAGCCCGGCCTTGCCCAAGCCTTTGCCGGCGCGCGGATTGTCAAGGGTTACGATGCGTTGCTTGCCGATCCCGATATCGATGCAGTCTATATCGCCACGCCCCATACCGGCCATGCCGAATGGGCGATCAAGGCGATCCGGGCCGGCAAAAACGTGCTGGTGGAAAAACCCATCGCACTCTCGGCCTATGATGCCGACGCCATTTTCCACGAGGCGAAAAAGGCCGGCGTCTTCGCCGGCGAGGCCTATATGTACCGCCTGCATCCGCAGACGGCGAAATTGCTGGAACTGGTGAAAGCCCGTGCCGTCGGCGATATCCGTATCATCCGCTCCAGCTTCGGTTTCAACATGGGCTCATTCAGGGCTGATCACCGACTTTTTGCCAATGAAACCGCGGGCGGCGGCATTCTCGATGTCGGCGGTTATCCGGTTTCGATGGTGCGGATGATTGCAGGTACGGTAGACGGAAAACCCTTTGCAGAACCGGAAAAGGTGGCGGGGGCGGCGCATCTCGGCCAGTCGGGCGTCGATGAATGGGCCTCCGCCGTGCTGAAATTTGCAAACGGCATCGTCGCCGAAGTCTCTTGCTCGATCATGGCGGCGCAGGACAATGTATTGCGCATCATCGGCTCGGAAGGGCGCATCGAGGTCAAGGATTTCTGGTTTGCCGCCGGCCACAAGGGTGGCACCGGACGGATCGATATCGTCAAGGGTGACAAGGTCGAAACCATCGAGTTGCCCGAGGATCGCTGGCTTTATTCCTTCGAAGTCGATGCGGCCGGTGAGGCAATTCGGCAGGGCAGACAAGAATTCGCGGCACCCGGCATGACCTGGGCCGACAGCCTCGGCAATCTGCGTGTCATGGACCAGTGGCGGGTTTCCGTCGGGCTGGAATACAGCGTCGAAAAGGCGACGTCGCGCGTTGCCAACATTGCCGGCGCCAAGGTCACGGCTGGAAATGCGGTTCCCAAGCGCCAGATACCAGGCCTTGCCAAGCCCGCTTCCGTGGTCGCGCTGGGTTTCGAATTCTTCCCCAATTTCGCTTCCGCATCCCTGACGCTCGATGCATTTTACGAGGCAGGCGGCAATCTCTTCGATACGGCCTATGTTTATGGTGGCGGCAAGACCGAGGCGATTTTCGGCGACTGGTACACCAGCCGCAACGTGCCGCGCGAAGAGATCGTGCTGATCGGCAAGGGCGCGCATTCGCCCCTCTGCTATCCCGACATGATCGCCAAGCAGCTCGATCAGTCGCTGGAACGGCTCAAAACGGATTATGTCGATGCCTATTTCATGCACCGCGATAATCTCGATATTCCGGTCGCCGAATTTGTCGACGCCATGGATGCCGAAGTCCGGCGCGGTCGCATTCGCGGCATTTTCGGTGGCTCGAACTGGACGCGTGAGCGGCTGGATGAGGCGGCCGCCTATGCCCAGAAGAACGGTAAGCAGGCTCCCGGCGCGCTCTCCAACAATTTCTCGCTCGCCGAAATGCTCGATCCCATCTGGGCGGGCTGCGTGGCGGCATCTGACGATGAGTGGAGGTCATGGCTGAAATCCCGCCAGATACCGAATTTTGCCTGGTCCAGCCAGGGGCGCGGTTTCTTCACCGACAGGGCAGGGCGGGACAAACACGATGACGAGGAAATCGTCCGCGTCTGGTATTCCGACCGCAATTTCGTCCGCCGCGACCGGGCGATCGAACTGGCGCAGAAACTCGGGCGTCACCCGATCCACATCGCGCTCGCTTATGTCGTCGCCCAGCCTTTCCCGGTCATTCCGCTGATCGGGCCGCGCACGATTGCGGAACTGGAAGACAGTCTTTCGGCGCTGGATATTCCGTTGACGGATGAGCAGGTGAAGTGGCTGGAGGCTTAA
- a CDS encoding ABC transporter ATP-binding protein, with protein MAELSLKNVVKRYGALEVIHGANLEVKDGEFVVFVGPSGCGKSTLLRMIAGLEDISGGDIVIGGKTVSDADPADRGIAMVFQSYALYPHMTVAENLSFGLRMNGNPKADTQKRVSRAAEILQINELMDRRPKQLSGGQRQRVAIGRAIVREPQVFLFDEPLSNLDAELRVQMRVEISRLHKQLGTTMIYVTHDQTEAMTLADKIVVLRAGNIEQVGAPLDLYDDPANRFVAGFVGSPKMNFLDATVVGSGADSVTLALDSDPAVRLTLPIKEGVNEGAKVSLGIRPEHFADAAGGDADLTVHVDVAEHLGNTSYVYARTEGGEQLIIERPESRDVGNRDRLTVGLSARRAFLFDSKGDRLR; from the coding sequence ATGGCGGAACTTTCGCTCAAAAACGTGGTCAAGCGCTATGGTGCGCTGGAAGTGATCCACGGCGCCAATCTGGAAGTGAAAGACGGCGAATTCGTCGTGTTTGTCGGCCCGTCCGGCTGCGGCAAATCCACGCTTCTGCGCATGATAGCCGGGCTGGAAGATATCTCCGGCGGCGATATCGTGATTGGCGGCAAGACGGTGAGCGACGCCGATCCAGCGGATCGCGGCATCGCCATGGTGTTTCAGTCCTATGCACTTTATCCGCATATGACTGTCGCCGAAAACCTCTCATTCGGGCTCAGGATGAACGGTAATCCCAAGGCCGACACGCAAAAGCGTGTCAGCCGCGCCGCCGAAATCCTGCAGATCAACGAGCTGATGGATCGCCGGCCAAAACAGCTTTCCGGCGGGCAGCGTCAGCGCGTTGCCATCGGCCGCGCCATCGTGCGTGAACCGCAGGTTTTCCTGTTCGACGAGCCGCTGTCCAATCTCGATGCGGAATTGCGGGTGCAGATGCGCGTGGAAATATCTCGGCTGCACAAGCAACTCGGCACGACGATGATCTATGTGACGCATGACCAGACCGAGGCGATGACGCTGGCCGACAAGATCGTTGTGCTGCGGGCGGGCAATATCGAACAGGTCGGCGCGCCGCTCGATCTCTACGATGATCCCGCCAACCGCTTCGTTGCCGGTTTCGTCGGTTCGCCGAAGATGAATTTTCTCGACGCTACCGTCGTCGGCAGCGGGGCCGACAGCGTCACGCTCGCTCTCGACAGCGATCCTGCGGTGCGGCTGACTTTGCCGATAAAGGAAGGTGTCAACGAGGGGGCCAAGGTCTCGCTTGGCATCCGGCCAGAGCATTTTGCCGATGCGGCCGGGGGCGATGCCGATCTCACCGTGCATGTCGATGTCGCCGAACATCTCGGCAATACCAGCTATGTCTATGCCCGAACCGAAGGCGGCGAGCAACTGATCATCGAACGGCCGGAATCGCGCGATGTCGGCAATCGCGACCGGCTGACGGTCGGCCTTTCCGCCCGCCGGGCTTTCCTTTTCGACAGCAAGGGCGACCGCCTGCGCTGA
- a CDS encoding carbohydrate ABC transporter permease — protein sequence MRSKSRSLFWQKIALHAALTPLAIIWLFPLWMMFVFSTMPDYGIFSPDIVLVPSTNFVENFNNLQADTNFLRAMFISITVAVIYTVLSVMLTSMAGWALARYRFTGRRVVIAIILGTITLPFAVVVIPQFIMVAREFKLANTWVALIVPPLFNSLGVLFMRQSFSMMPTELFDAARVEGVKEWQIFLRIALPLARPTMAALSIILFLASWNNYLWPLLINSRPGMMTAPVALGTLIGLTKVSWGGIMAGAVLLTAPIIVVFVALQRHFIAGISAGAVK from the coding sequence ATGAGATCGAAATCGAGATCGCTTTTCTGGCAGAAGATTGCGCTGCATGCGGCGCTGACACCGCTTGCCATCATCTGGCTGTTTCCGCTGTGGATGATGTTCGTGTTTTCGACCATGCCGGATTACGGCATTTTCAGCCCCGATATCGTTCTGGTGCCTTCCACCAATTTCGTCGAGAACTTCAACAACCTGCAGGCCGATACGAATTTCCTCCGGGCCATGTTCATCTCGATCACCGTCGCCGTCATCTATACGGTGCTCTCGGTGATGCTGACGTCAATGGCGGGCTGGGCGCTGGCGCGGTATCGTTTCACCGGACGCCGGGTGGTGATCGCCATCATTCTTGGCACCATCACCCTGCCTTTTGCCGTCGTGGTCATCCCGCAATTCATCATGGTGGCGCGGGAGTTCAAGCTCGCCAACACCTGGGTGGCCCTGATCGTGCCGCCGCTCTTCAACTCGCTCGGCGTGCTGTTCATGCGGCAATCCTTCTCGATGATGCCGACGGAGCTTTTCGATGCGGCACGCGTGGAAGGGGTCAAGGAATGGCAGATCTTCCTGCGCATCGCCCTGCCATTGGCGCGTCCCACCATGGCGGCGCTCTCCATCATCCTCTTCCTGGCCTCTTGGAACAACTATCTCTGGCCGCTTCTCATCAATTCCCGCCCAGGAATGATGACCGCACCCGTGGCGCTTGGCACCCTCATCGGGCTCACCAAAGTGTCATGGGGCGGCATCATGGCGGGGGCTGTGCTGCTCACCGCACCCATCATCGTCGTCTTTGTGGCTTTGCAGCGTCACTTCATCGCCGGCATCTCTGCCGGAGCAGTCAAGTAA
- a CDS encoding carbohydrate ABC transporter permease: MPSRNRIAYAFLAPYLLIFATFWLWPIISSFMLSFQNTRINPWRFAPSMNWGRLVSDPAFYNALYNTLIILVIQVPVMIALATVMAVLLNSPLLKARPLYRFAFFAPVVVGEVAYAAVFRLMFSSDFGIINKLITSVGLSPISWFDNANAAMALVIIAVTWRWAGYNAIIILAGLQSVPGDVYEAATLDKVSKRQQFFYITLPLLKPIILFCVVLSVIGTMQLFAEPFLITNRGGPGGGTETLGLFLYRQGFTSLNFGYASAIAYTMAALAIAISLLNLWVGREPK; encoded by the coding sequence ATGCCGTCCAGGAACAGGATCGCTTATGCGTTTCTTGCGCCCTATCTCCTGATCTTTGCCACCTTCTGGCTCTGGCCGATCATCAGCTCATTCATGCTGTCGTTCCAGAATACGCGCATCAACCCATGGCGGTTCGCGCCTTCCATGAACTGGGGGCGGCTGGTTTCCGATCCGGCCTTCTATAATGCGCTTTATAATACGCTGATCATTCTGGTCATTCAGGTGCCCGTGATGATCGCGCTTGCCACCGTCATGGCGGTGCTCCTGAATTCGCCGCTGCTGAAAGCACGCCCGCTTTATCGTTTTGCCTTCTTTGCACCTGTCGTTGTCGGCGAGGTGGCCTATGCGGCGGTGTTCCGGCTGATGTTCAGCTCCGATTTCGGCATCATCAACAAGCTCATCACGTCGGTTGGCCTTTCGCCCATCTCGTGGTTCGACAATGCCAATGCGGCGATGGCGCTCGTCATCATCGCGGTGACCTGGCGCTGGGCCGGGTATAACGCCATCATCATTCTGGCCGGACTGCAATCGGTCCCCGGCGATGTCTACGAGGCGGCGACGCTGGACAAGGTGAGCAAGCGCCAGCAGTTCTTTTACATCACCCTGCCGTTGCTTAAACCTATCATCCTGTTCTGCGTTGTCCTGTCGGTCATCGGCACCATGCAGCTGTTTGCGGAACCCTTCCTCATTACCAACAGGGGCGGGCCGGGCGGCGGCACGGAAACGCTGGGGCTGTTCCTGTATCGACAGGGCTTCACCTCGCTCAATTTCGGTTACGCCTCCGCCATTGCCTACACCATGGCGGCGCTCGCCATCGCCATTTCACTGCTCAATCTCTGGGTCGGGAGGGAGCCGAAATGA